The Amycolatopsis endophytica genome includes the window ACAAGTTCGAACTGATCGCGGGCGGGAAGGCGGTGGCGATCGTCCCGGCGGACACCCGGATGGGGAGTCTGCGGGCCGATCTCACCACGGTGCCGCTGGAGGGCGTCGAGCCGTGCCAGGTCGTGCTGGCCACGCGCGCGGGCGACACGAACCGGCTGGTGGCGGCGTTCCGCCGGATCGCGAACGCGGTGCTGACCGGCGAACCGGCGACGGTGTGAGGCGTCAGGCGGGGCGCCAGCCCAGCTCGGGCCCCAGTTTGGTGGCCATGTCGGTCAGGATCTGCACGTAGTCGGCGTGCTCGAAGGTGAACGGGAGCGCGAAGGCGACCTCGTCGATCTCCGCGAAGGCGGCGTCGGCGTGCAGCCGCCCGGCGATCTCCGCGGACGTGCCGACCAGGTCGCGGGCGAACACGAGCCGCGCCGGGCCCTGGGGAGCGGTGGTGCGGGGTGTGCGGGCCGCGGCGAACGAGGTGTACTTGGCGCGCTGCTCGGGGGTCGCGGAATCCGTCGGGATCACCACCAGGCCCTGTGACACGCGGGCGCGATCCCCGTCGGGGTGGGCGGCGCGGAACGCGCGCACGTGCGAGAGCTGGATGTCCGCGAAGTCCTCCGACTCCTCGGCCTTGACCACGCTGCTGGTCAGGAAGTTCATGCCGTTCTCGCCGGCCCACCGCGCCGAGCGGAGGCTGCCACCGCCGTACCAGAGGCGGCGGCCCAGGCCGGGGGAGTGGGGCTGCACGCGGTCGGAGTACACCTCGAAACCCTCGGTGCCGCGGAAGGTGGTGACCGGTTCACCGCGGACGGCATCCAGGAACCGCCGCAC containing:
- a CDS encoding LLM class flavin-dependent oxidoreductase, with protein sequence MSLRKLGFLTIGLFDESEPRAGHEATLDVIELGEQLGFDSAWVRHRHLQHGISSPVAVLAAASQRTRRIELGTAVIPLGWENPLRLAEDLATVDILSGGRLNPGLSVGPPTHWEHVKDALYPDSADVEDFSHQRVRRFLDAVRGEPVTTFRGTEGFEVYSDRVQPHSPGLGRRLWYGGGSLRSARWAGENGMNFLTSSVVKAEESEDFADIQLSHVRAFRAAHPDGDRARVSQGLVVIPTDSATPEQRAKYTSFAAARTPRTTAPQGPARLVFARDLVGTSAEIAGRLHADAAFAEIDEVAFALPFTFEHADYVQILTDMATKLGPELGWRPA